AAATAGAGGGATAGATTATTATGTTGAGATGCGCATTTTGTGATCAAAGATGCAATGGAGGAATTTCTAGACTTAAGCATCATTTAGGTCAAACTCATCATGGTATGCAACCATGTAAGAAAGTTCCTGAACATGTGAAAAAAGAGTGTGCCGCAACTTTGAAAAATCTTCAgcttgaaaaaagaaagaaaaatgaaatgctTAGAGAGATCGGGGATGGTCCAGGAGGAGGGGCTCTGAGTATGGAAACTTTATTGGATGAAGAATATGGAATCCCTGGTACTAGGAGTGCTGCAGTTGATGAGGCTCTTAGAGCACAATCTAAATCAAAAGGACCAATGGATAGATTTGTCACTTCAGAAGCTCGGCAAAGTACATTGAATTCAACatacaaacaagaagaaagaaaggaagtttGTCGAAAGATTGGTCGTTTTTTCTTCTCTAGAGCACTCCCAtttaatattgtaaatgatCCATTTTGGCTACCTATGGTGGAAGGGATTGCCGCATACGGTGTAGGATTTAAGCCTCCATCAATGCATGAGTTGAGGACATGGATCCTTAAGGAAGAAGTTGGCGACATTAATACAATGATGGAAGAACATAAGAAAGCTTGGGCAGAGTATGGATGTACTATTATGTCTGATGGTTGGACTGATGGTAAAAATAGAGTACTAATAAACTTTCTTGTGAATAGCCCAGCAGGTACTTGGTTTTTGAAATCTATTGATGCATCTGATTCCATAAAAAATGGAACGTTATTGTTCAAATATTTAGATGATGTTGTCAAAGAAGTTGGAGAGGAGCATGTCATTCAAGTAATAACAGATAATGCTTCCAATTATAAGAATGCTGGAGTGAAACTTatggagaagaggaagaagttATGGTGGACTCCATGTGCTGCCCACTGCATTGATTTGATGTTAGAAGATATTAGCAAAATGAAAGTTTTTGAAGATACAATTAGACTAGCCAAGCAAGTAGTGAAGTTTATTTATGGGCATACATGGGTTCTTGCTTTAATGAGATCTTTCAcgaaaaacaaagagataaTTCGCCCTGCAATCACACGGTTTGCAACTTCTTATCTTACTCTTCAAAGCATCTATAAGCAAAAACAACCTCTTCAGGCAATGTTTTCTTCTGGAGAATGGCACAATGGACCATTTGTCCAACAACATGAAGGTATTAGGGCTCACTCAACAATACTATATGATGTTAATTTTTGGTCCCATGTTGCTTTTTGCATCAAAAGTGTTATTCCATTAGTATCGGTTTTGAGAGAAGTTGATTCAGAGGAGAGACCTGCTATGGGATTTATTTATGAGTTAATGGATGttgcaaaagagaaaattgcTTTTAATTGCGGAAAAGTTGAAAGAAAGTATAAACccatttggagaagaatagaCGAAAGATGGGGCCCACAACTTCATCAACCTTTACATGCTGCTGGTTATTATTTGAACCCTCAATTGCgttatgaagaaaccttttcTAATGCTGATGAAGTGAGGAAGGGATTGGAAGATTGCATGACTAGGATGTTGTCTTTTGAGGATCGTATGGCTTCTGATATCCAGTTGGACTTGTATGATGAGGCAAAAGGAGAGTTTGGAAGTCGTCTTGCTGTGAATTCAAGGAAACTACGAACTCCAGGTtataatttttactttttcattttcattcgaGTATAATGAACACTTGAAATAAATGTTAAACTTAATTAGATggatttgttttggttttttttatatagcaAATTGGTGGAAGCGTTTTGGAAGGGACACACCTGAGTTGACGAAGTTTGCTATTCGGGTCCTTAGCCTTACTTGTAGTGCATCTGGGTGTGAGAGGAATTGGAGCACATTTGAGCAGGTAAAGttcttctattaatttatTGTTCAAATTTTGATGCTTCTAAATCTAATTTTGTATGTTTATATTCATTTTAGATTcatacaaagaaaagaaacagacTTGAACATCAAAAGCTCAATGCTCTAGTATATGTGAAGTATAATACGGCACTAAGAGAGAGAAGTATTAGAAGGAGGTCAAAGATTGATCCAATATTGGTGAATGAAATTGAGTCCGATGATGAATGGATAGCTGAGGTTGAAGAACCAATTCTACCAACTGATCTTACTTGGCTTAATTCTCAAGAATTATATGATGTTGATGTCATCAGAAATATGCCCACTGAACCTTATGAAACTGATCTACATGCTCGAGTGCCTATTTCTGTAGAGCCTATTGGTGATCCTAGGACTCAAGAGCGAGGGAATATTCATGTTAGGACTCAAGAGCCTATTGTCCATTCTAGAACTCAAGAGCCTATTGTCCATTCTAGAACTCAGGATCCTATGATTGATGATGATCTTAttcttgatgatgatgttCTTCTTTCCTCGTTAGcttcaaaaaagagaaaagatggTGAAACCTCAAGTAAGAGGAAAGTCAAAAGCAAGTCCATAAGAGTGATGCTTatggatgaagatgatgagatAGATAAAGATCCTTCAACATTTGATAGTGGGAAATATCCTTTTCATATTGATACAGTTGATCAATATGATAGTGATGCTAGTTTGAATGATATTAGTGTTGAGGAGTGGGATGAGtgaattatgtttttgttttgatgttgaataaatattttatgttttgggattgattattatgttttgggatagattattatgttttgaatGACAATTAGTTGTACAATTTAATCGTATTGtattattcataaatttttcttattaaaataACTTAATGTTCAAAAGGCTTACGCCTCAATGCTTCAAGGCTTACGCCTCGCATAGCGCTACTAAAAACGCCTCGCCTATACGCCTCGCCTTTGAAAACATTGATTAATACAGACAAACGTACCATGTACCACCCAATGTAGAACTATTTAAGCAAGATTCATCAGTTATTATCTCAAATACATGCCATAACCCTCTGAACGAGGCTTTATAATCTAGAAAAGCGAGCAAAACTAGAAgcacatttatatatttaaaacagTTTACTAAAAaccttttttctggttttAAATAATCCCTCAATATAATTGTGTCACCATTTTCACTAAAACCCTTTTTATTCCAGACagttcaaatataaatcaacaacaaattaGGACCATAAATCCAcattttggtgtttttatCCATTCTTAGGTGATTTGAGCATGCATCTTACATGAAGATTTGCTTATGCCATTTTCTCAATCTGGGATGTCTTCTCACTTGCAATGGCTGCTGCCAGTTCTGCTTTTGCTaattactcaacattttccaaCTTCATTTCTGCTTAATTTTCCTGCATTCACTTAAAATTATCAACTTCAATTCACCAGTCATCATCTGCTGACGCACcacaaagaaatatatatatatatatatatatatataacatagaatttaaaaagaaagtgaCAGCACCAAAATAATTATGCACCGTGTGTTCAAGTTCTGTCTTAAATTTCTCTTCAAGCTTTTCTTGAAGTGACTTGAGTGCAGCAGCTgcttttgctctctctctctctctctctctctctctctctctctctctaattcctgaaaaaccaaaaaagaaaaaaagtacgAACAATAACTACATCTGAAGAACTATTTGTAGGTCCTGATCCTGAATAGTCACAACAAACTGGATCTGGGGGTGGGGAAGAATCTCATGTGACTCTGTGCATATGCAAGTTTCATATCTCCACTCTGTTTCAATTGCAGTAAGGTATCTGTGCCATTCCTTCGTGTTTCCAAGTTGTTGAAAACATCATCGACCGATGATTATAtagaatatatatagattaggcttattatcacaaaacatccctaaggtttacgaaactatcagattgcatccttaatgtttttttgtgtcatttaTGGTCTTCAAGGTTTGTATGTGCAAttacaaatggtccctgccgttaggttctaTCAAAAattctgttagtttgctgacgtggcatacatacatatcacaaaacatccctgaggtttacaaacttatcacaaatggtccctatgaattttttttattttttaatttaaaattcataaaattttgattttctttttaaaattatttataaatgaaaaaatcatttatagaaggattttaatcttgaggaccatttatgaaccctaaacctttagtttttttttcatttttaaattttatgaattttaaattatttttaaaaaacttcattagtttgttgatgtggcatatatatggagccaacatctacaataatatagtgtcacatgtatttaaaatttaacatatattttaaaataattataattcataaaattttaaaaagaaaacaaaaattttatgaattttaattttaaaaaattaaaaattttcataaggaccatttgtgataggtgtgtgaacctcaaggatgttttgtgatatacatatatgccacgtcagcaaactaacagagtttttgacggaacctaacggcagggaccatttgtgatcatgcatatTAACCTTAacgaccacgaatgacaaaaaataatattaaggatgcaatctgatagtttcataaaccttagagacgttttgtgataataaaccTATAGATTATAATAATAGGTAAGCCTGTGGTGGCAGTTCATTTGGGGGCCATCAAGGCAACAAGAAAGTCTCTGTAATCCCACGATGGGATGTTGTCACTGTCACATAGTGCATCTCTGAGTTCatacaaaaacacaataatcTTTAATTGAGAATaagggagaagaaagaagaagacataTGAAAAGCACTTACCTTGCACTTGTAGAAGATTTCTAGATGAGAAAGAATGATAGAGGGTTTGGGGTTAGAGAGAATCGCAAGGATTTGGGGTCGGATAGAACCAGAGGGGGTTTTGGGTTATTTGAAAGATAAACCAACCCCAGAGGTCATGGAATAGTACCAATAACCTAAGAagctattttaaaaaaacagattaTGAAATAAAACATCAACCCATCcataattcattttatacAAAGGAAGGAGAAACATAACCAACATCGAAGAATAGAATTCACGACCTGAGATGATGTGGAATAGGATCAATATTATTGACAAAAGTAGGGGAGTAACACATACGTTCATTGGTAGCACAAAGTGacttttgtgcgacggaataTTGGTCGCCTAAAAactttgtgcgacggaaaaatattggtcgcgcaaaactttgcgcgacgaaacacattggtcgcgcacatgtttgcgtgacgaaaaatattcgtcgcgcaaagttttgcgcgacgaaacatattggtcgcgcaaaggtttgcgcgaAGAAAAATATCCGTTGCACAAagttttgagcgacgaaacatattggtagtgcaaaactttgcgcgacgaaaaacattggtcgcgcaaagtctcaaaaaaatttataaaaaataaaaaattcccgcgtcccatttttggtacccgcccacatttttaaagttttgctcgacgaatactaacgtcgcgcaaatatttgcgcaacgaaatattttttgtgttttaaatttttttaattaaaataaactaatttaatagtttgcgctacaaaatattttgtcgcgcaaggttttcgactttttgttttattatttctttaatattaattaatattaattaatttattcaaatttttactttttaaatgtaatttaattgtatgatttaatttaaattgatattaatttaattatattaattttttcaaatttttattttttaaatttaatttaattgtaagatttttcttaattactttaatttaaattgacatattcaaaataaaattacatatgaaaaatagtgatcaaattatccaataaataaataaataaatatatataatattcaaaatgtacacataaattaacaaagtacaataataaaatcctaatacaagcgtattgtggtggtagtggcggatgatatgttttgatagcttcctaatcctcaactttagccatcaaagtctcgatgattacctacaaaaaaataaatatggtcaaataacaacaacaaaaaaaaaaaaagaatgcataatctcccataaaattgttataccacaaatccaacccaaactccaatctctccactttactcaaccccaaatcccacacaaactcaaaactaactccaaaaacacatattaatgaaaaaaaaaatttaatttggagagaatataccttttggcaaggttgagagtgagtgagaatgagagggagaagtgagtgtgagagattagataagatagtgatagagagatgagagagtgaaagatagtgaaaagatagatgagagagtgagtgagagtgagagatagtgaagagagagatgggagattaagtgagaggagtgagtgtgagagaaatggttggatttggggagagggaaagagagaggagaggtaagagtagagagagaaattgagaaaatggtggaggagttatttcggttttaaaaatcgtatcactttgcgcgacgaaaatattgttggtcgcgcaaagttttgcgcaacgaaacatattggtctcgcaaagttttgcacgacgaatataggaatattgatcccgcaaagtctaaaaaaaatttcccgcatcccatttttggtacccgccaaaatttttaaatttttgcggGACGAAAAAGACATATTGGTCGcccaaagtctaaaacaattatataaaaaaattcccgcgtcccatttttggtacccgcccaaatttttgcgcgacgaaaaatatatattggtcgcgcaaagttttgcgagatgaaacatattggtctcgcaaagttttgcgcgacgaaacatattggtcgcgcaaaggtttgcgcgacgaaaaatatccgttgcacaaagttttgcgcgacgaaacatattgtttgcgcaaagtctcaaaaaaatttacaaaaaataaaaatttcccgcgtcccatttttggtacccgcctacatttttagagttttgcgcgacgaatactaacgtcgcgcaaatatttgcgcgacgaaatattttttgtgttttaaatttttttaattaaaataaactaatttaatagtttgcgctacaaaatattttgtcacgcatggtttttgactttttgttttattatttctttaatattaatttatttatattaatttattcaaatttttactttttaaatgtaatttaattgtatgatttttttaaaatcactttaatttaaattgatattaatttaattatattaattttttcaaatttttactttttaaatttaatttaattgtaagattttttttaattactttaatttaaattgacatattcaaaataaaattacatatgaaaaatagtgatcaaattatccaataaataaataaatatatatataatattcaaaatgtacacataaattaacaaagtacaataataaaatcctaatacaagcatattgtggtggtagtggcggatgatatgttttgatagcttcctaatcctcaactttagccatcaaagtctcgatgattacctacaaaaaaacaaatatggtcaaataacaacaacaacaaaaaaaaagaatgcataatctcccataaaattgttataccacaaatccaacccaaactccaatctctcccctttactcaaccccaaaccccacacaaactcaaaactaactccaaaaacacatattaatgaaaaaaaattaaaatttggagagaatataccttttggcaaggttgagagtgagtgagaatgagagggagaagtgagtgtgagagattagataagatagtgatagagagatgagagagtgaaagatagtgaaaagatagatgagagagtgagtgagagtgagagatagtgaagagagagatgagagattaagtgagaggagtgagtgtgagagaaatggttggatttggggagagggaaagagagaggagaggtaagagtagagaaagaaattgagaaaatggtggaggagttatttcggtttttaaaatcgtatcactttgcgcgacgaaaatactgttggtcgcgcaaagttttgcgcgacgaaacatattggtctcacaaagttttgcgcgacgaatataggaatattggtcgcgcaaagtctaaaaaaattatttttgaaaaaaaaatttcccgcatcccatttttggtactcgccaaaatttttaaatttttgtgcgacgaaaaatacatattggtcgcgcaaagtctaaaacaattatataaaaaaattcctgcgtcccatttttggtacccgcccaaatttttgcgcgacgaaaaatatatattggtcgcgcaaagttttacGTGAcaaaacatattggtctcgcaaattTTTGCTCGACGAATATATGagtattggtcgcgcaaagtctaaaaaaattcccgcatcccatttttggtacccgccaaaatttttaacttgttgcgcgacgaaaaatacaaattggtcgcgcaaagtctaaaacaattatataaaaaaattcccgcgtcccatttttggtacccgcccaaatttttgcgcgacgaaaaatatatattggtcgcgcaaagttttgcgcgacgaaacatattggcctcgcaaagttttgcgcgacgaatattggtcgcgcaaagtctaaaaaaattattttttttataaaaaaattcccgcatcccattttcggtacccgccaaaatctttaaatttttgcccgaggaaaaatacatattggttgcgcaaagtctaaaacaattatataaaaaaattatcgtgtcccattttttgtacccgcccaaatttttgcaccacaaaaaatattggtcgcgcaaagtctaaagttttttttttaattttaaaaacccacgtcccatttttggtacacgcccaaattttttgagtattgcacgacgaactgttggtcgcgcaaacttttgagagacgaaaaattggttcgtagcacaatatttataaaaataattgttatgaataataaaaaaataaaaatattttattttatgatttaaaatataattaaggtgaaagctacttaataaatgtatatactattcaatttcttaaggttaaagctacttaataaatatatatatatatatatatgcacacacaccattcaacgatccaaccataagacttgtttgtatatacttcaagatcgtataccccaaaaatcacaaaaaacaaacattcagagatctagtaacgggacaaaacttttcaatagttataaatgaaaaatcacgatttaacggttattttaactccgattttgatgatttttttacagctacactctttgaccctatatgaatacaatgactgaatttgatcttcaatttaaaacatttgcactagtggataccacaaaatcttatgttatatttaacgaaaatataaataaactcttaattgttagtgaatatattgttttgatggcatatgcattctacaaaactagtttcaacgatccaaccatcaaacttgtttttttatacttcgagatcatatacgccaaaaatcggaaaaaataaacattcatggatcaagtaatgggacaaaacttttcgacggttataaatgaaaaatcacgatttaacggttattttaactccgattttgatgattttttacagctacactccttgaccctatatgaatacaatgaatgaatttgatcttcaatttaaaatatttacactagtggataccacaaaatcttatgttatatttaactaaagtataaataaactcttaattgttagtgaatatattgttttgatggcatatgcatt
Above is a window of Prunus dulcis unplaced genomic scaffold, ALMONDv2, whole genome shotgun sequence DNA encoding:
- the LOC117613355 gene encoding uncharacterized protein LOC117613355 gives rise to the protein MLRCAFCDQRCNGGISRLKHHLGQTHHGMQPCKKVPEHVKKECAATLKNLQLEKRKKNEMLREIGDGPGGGALSMETLLDEEYGIPGTRSAAVDEALRAQSKSKGPMDRFVTSEARQSTLNSTYKQEERKEVCRKIGRFFFSRALPFNIVNDPFWLPMVEGIAAYGVGFKPPSMHELRTWILKEEVGDINTMMEEHKKAWAEYGCTIMSDGWTDGKNRVLINFLVNSPAGTWFLKSIDASDSIKNGTLLFKYLDDVVKEVGEEHVIQVITDNASNYKNAGVKLMEKRKKLWWTPCAAHCIDLMLEDISKMKVFEDTIRLAKQVVKFIYGHTWVLALMRSFTKNKEIIRPAITRFATSYLTLQSIYKQKQPLQAMFSSGEWHNGPFVQQHEGIRAHSTILYDVNFWSHVAFCIKSVIPLVSVLREVDSEERPAMGFIYELMDVAKEKIAFNCGKVERKYKPIWRRIDERWGPQLHQPLHAAGYYLNPQLRYEETFSNADEVRKGLEDCMTRMLSFEDRMASDIQLDLYDEAKGEFGSRLAVNSRKLRTPANWWKRFGRDTPELTKFAIRVLSLTCSASGCERNWSTFEQIHTKKRNRLEHQKLNALVYVKYNTALRERSIRRRSKIDPILVNEIESDDEWIAEVEEPILPTDLTWLNSQELYDVDVIRNMPTEPYETDLHARVPISVEPIGDPRTQERGNIHVRTQEPIVHSRTQEPIVHSRTQDPMIDDDLILDDDVLLSSLASKKRKDGETSSKRKVKSKSIRVMLMDEDDEIDKDPSTFDSGKYPFHIDTVDQYDSDASLNDISVEEWDE